In Sander lucioperca isolate FBNREF2018 chromosome 12, SLUC_FBN_1.2, whole genome shotgun sequence, one DNA window encodes the following:
- the snphb gene encoding syntaphilin isoform X3, with amino-acid sequence MSAPAPANRRSALGSRRFDYCRFIELDYVPMETGYMVSMRPTKGYASNKSPTKGYAATKSPDRHSRSTNSPSTPRCRRTPAAPSNRDPHGNTSLSNSSNSGSCKGSDCSPTKGRHQKYTSCTDNHGIRPPPPEQYLTPLQQKEVCIRHLRARLKETINTLQDRDTEIDELRGQLYRMQEDWVEEECHRVEAQLALKEARQEIQQLKQAVDTVRASLSDAGGLSGDIGVQKYFQDINTQNHKLENLLLSMDLAQAGLAKEGEGIPGFRTRVGGSAPASVSGESPGGIPKPVVGGRGSCSCDASPARSLTRSSTYTKLSDQALADRNGNGLDFPCLSGDGTQDSGFVCCGESSVPSQTDLLLEAAFLSEETASLLNSYAQTFSHSLPHSLPHSLPHSLPHTYSHTLPHSFPHNLSHSMPHTMPHSSTYDKLCTGERLAPLRCGLGGVGCMSHPCLSHHHLYLHPLRETGIQTESCPAGYPSDLDTIAEQRTFRSQACSPTSTWMSDEGEEELDSITTTTSVTTATMMSTATEPILVTKTPLVPPLPRSATVACSMESPLYGEEEEKQEKEKEEKEAAAMEQQEETSVISLAEEEQQMQMGSEGANEAEVQSAADEVAPGKPCDFAETSAGTQCELQFGGCCGEGRQGGTLENLSMEDRQQEVSLSAGSTQVETAELSPGSPGFSPDVEQPHTSQPRRSTSHEEIAGVTVVELHDENDDDEDETKEQGATGGATAEEGDSTSSGTIEKSYWSRHFLVDLLAVAIPVVPTVAWFCRGPIRAGQPMYHIGSLLRGCCTVALHSLRRGGGLRHYPAGGGDLGGSQI; translated from the exons GTTTGACTACTGCAGGTTCATAGAGCTAGACTACGTTCCTATGGAGACAGGCTATATGGTCTCAATGCGCCCGACTAAAGGCTACGCATCGAACAAGTCACCGACTAAAGGATACGCTGCCACCAAGTCTCCAGATCGCCACAGCCGTTCAACGAACTCTCCCTCGACCCCTCGTTGTCG GCGGACCCCGGCCGCGCCTAGTAATAGAGATCCCCATGGCAACACCTCCCTTAGCAACAGCAGCAACTCAGGCTCTTGCAAAGGCAGCGACTGCAGCCCCACCAAAGG ACGTCATCAGAAGTACACGTCATGTACGGACAACCATGGCATCCGGCCCCCTCCACCAGAGCAGTACCTCACACCACTGCAGCAGAAAGAGGTGTGTATCCGACACCTGCGGGCCAGGCTGAAGGAAACCATCAACACTCTACAAGACAG GGACACAGAGATAGATGAGCTGAGAGGCCAGCTTTACAGGATGCAGGAGGACTGGGTTGAGGAGGAATGTCACCGTGTTGAGGCTCAGCTGGCCCTGAAGGAGGCGCGTCAGGAGATCCAGCAGCTTAAACAGGCTGTGGACACTGTTCGCGCCAGTCTCAGTGATGCTGGGGGGCTCAGCGGGGACATAGGGGTCCAGAAGTACTTTCAGGACATCAACACTCAGAACCACAAGCTTGAGAACCTTTTGCTGAGCATGGACCTAGCCCAGGCTGGATTAGCCAAGGAGGGGGAAGGCATTCCTGGCTTTCGGACCCGTGTTGGAGGTTCGGCACCAGCATCGGTATCAGGGGAAAGTCCAGGGGGAATACCCAAACCTGTAGTAGGAGGGAGGGGGTCTTGCTCCTGCGATGCTTCGCCAGCCCGTTCTCTGACCCGGAGCTCCACTTACACTAAGCTGAGTGATCAGGCACTTGCGGACCGGAACGGCAATGGCCTGGACTTTCCTTGTCTATCAGGTGACGGCACCCAGGACAGCGGCTTTGTGTGCTGTGGGGAGAGCAGCGTCCCCAGTCAGACCGACCTCCTGCTGGAGGCAGCCTTCCTCTCTGAGGAAACAGCATCTTTACTCAACTCCTACGCACAGACCTTTTCCCATTCTCTGCCCCATTCTCTGCCCCA CTCTCTGCCCCACTCTCTGCCCCACACTTACTCCCATACCTTACCTCATTCTTTCCCTCACAATTTGTCCCACTCTATGCCCCACACCATGCCACACTCCTCCACCTATGACAAGCTGTGCACAGGTGAGCGGCTAGCGCCCCTTCGTTGTGGCCTAGGTGGAGTGGGCTGTATGAGCCATCCCTGCCTATCCCACCACCACCTCTACCTGCACCCCTTGCGGGAGACAGGCATTCAGACCGAAAGCTGCCCGGCAGGTTACCCCTCTGATCTAGATACCATTGCGGAGCAACGCACTTTCCGCTCCCAGGCCTGCAGCCCCACCTCTACCTGGATGTCTgatgagggggaggaggagctggACTCCATCACCACCACAACTTCAGTAACCACAGCAACGATGATGAGTACAGCCACAGAGCCGATCCTGGTCACTAAAACTCCTCTGGTCCCTCCCTTACCACGGTCCGCCACTGTGGCATGTTCCATGGAAAGTCCTCTATatggggaggaagaggaaaagcaggagaaagagaaggaagagaaggaagctGCAGCAATGGAGCAGCAGGAGGAAACATCAGTGATTAGCTTGGCAGAAGAAGAGCAGCAGATGCAAATGGGCTCAGAGGGAGCGAATGAGGCGGAAGTTCAGAGTGCAGCAGACGAGGTAGCACCAGGAAAACCCTGCGATTTTGCAGAGACGTCAGCAGGGACGCAGTGTGAGCTTCAGTTTGGAGGATGCTGTGGAGAAGGCAGACAGGGTGGGACGCTGGAAAACCTCAGCATGGAAGACAGGCAGCAAGAAGTTAGTTTATCAGCAGGATCGACCCAGGTAGAGACAGCAGAGCTGAGTCCAGGTAGCCCAGGATTCTCGCCAGACGTAGAACAGCCTCACACCTCCCAGCCGAGGAGATCTACTTCCCATGAGGAGATAGCTGGTGTCACTGTAGTGGAGTTGCATGATgagaatgatgatgatgaagatgaaactAAAGAACAAGGCGCCACAGGGGGCGCCACAGCAGAGGAGGGAGATTCAACCAGCTCTGGGACAATTGAGAAAAGCTACTGGAGTCGTCACTTCCTGGTTGATCTGCTGGCAGTGGCCATCCCTGTGGTGCCAACAGTGGCGTGGTTCTGCCGTGGCCCAATCCGTGCCGGACAGCCCATGTATCATATAGGCTCGCTGTTGCGAGGCTGTTGCACTGTGGCGCTCCACTCACTGCGCCGGGGAGGGGGGTTGAGGCATTACCCTGCAGGCGGGGGTGACCTGGGCGGATCACAGATATAA
- the snphb gene encoding syntaphilin isoform X4, with translation MSAPAPANRRSALGSRRFNPLKALQPKRRLQQILASSPVPVPKPALGSGTGTGTGKGTAVPAATAPVAIPVPAPPARTPAAPSNRDPHGNTSLSNSSNSGSCKGSDCSPTKGRHQKYTSCTDNHGIRPPPPEQYLTPLQQKEVCIRHLRARLKETINTLQDRDTEIDELRGQLYRMQEDWVEEECHRVEAQLALKEARQEIQQLKQAVDTVRASLSDAGGLSGDIGVQKYFQDINTQNHKLENLLLSMDLAQAGLAKEGEGIPGFRTRVGGSAPASVSGESPGGIPKPVVGGRGSCSCDASPARSLTRSSTYTKLSDQALADRNGNGLDFPCLSGDGTQDSGFVCCGESSVPSQTDLLLEAAFLSEETASLLNSYAQTFSHSLPHSLPHSLPHSLPHTYSHTLPHSFPHNLSHSMPHTMPHSSTYDKLCTGERLAPLRCGLGGVGCMSHPCLSHHHLYLHPLRETGIQTESCPAGYPSDLDTIAEQRTFRSQACSPTSTWMSDEGEEELDSITTTTSVTTATMMSTATEPILVTKTPLVPPLPRSATVACSMESPLYGEEEEKQEKEKEEKEAAAMEQQEETSVISLAEEEQQMQMGSEGANEAEVQSAADEVAPGKPCDFAETSAGTQCELQFGGCCGEGRQGGTLENLSMEDRQQEVSLSAGSTQVETAELSPGSPGFSPDVEQPHTSQPRRSTSHEEIAGVTVVELHDENDDDEDETKEQGATGGATAEEGDSTSSGTIEKSYWSRHFLVDLLAVAIPVVPTVAWFCRGPIRAGQPMYHIGSLLRGCCTVALHSLRRGGGLRHYPAGGGDLGGSQI, from the exons GCGGACCCCGGCCGCGCCTAGTAATAGAGATCCCCATGGCAACACCTCCCTTAGCAACAGCAGCAACTCAGGCTCTTGCAAAGGCAGCGACTGCAGCCCCACCAAAGG ACGTCATCAGAAGTACACGTCATGTACGGACAACCATGGCATCCGGCCCCCTCCACCAGAGCAGTACCTCACACCACTGCAGCAGAAAGAGGTGTGTATCCGACACCTGCGGGCCAGGCTGAAGGAAACCATCAACACTCTACAAGACAG GGACACAGAGATAGATGAGCTGAGAGGCCAGCTTTACAGGATGCAGGAGGACTGGGTTGAGGAGGAATGTCACCGTGTTGAGGCTCAGCTGGCCCTGAAGGAGGCGCGTCAGGAGATCCAGCAGCTTAAACAGGCTGTGGACACTGTTCGCGCCAGTCTCAGTGATGCTGGGGGGCTCAGCGGGGACATAGGGGTCCAGAAGTACTTTCAGGACATCAACACTCAGAACCACAAGCTTGAGAACCTTTTGCTGAGCATGGACCTAGCCCAGGCTGGATTAGCCAAGGAGGGGGAAGGCATTCCTGGCTTTCGGACCCGTGTTGGAGGTTCGGCACCAGCATCGGTATCAGGGGAAAGTCCAGGGGGAATACCCAAACCTGTAGTAGGAGGGAGGGGGTCTTGCTCCTGCGATGCTTCGCCAGCCCGTTCTCTGACCCGGAGCTCCACTTACACTAAGCTGAGTGATCAGGCACTTGCGGACCGGAACGGCAATGGCCTGGACTTTCCTTGTCTATCAGGTGACGGCACCCAGGACAGCGGCTTTGTGTGCTGTGGGGAGAGCAGCGTCCCCAGTCAGACCGACCTCCTGCTGGAGGCAGCCTTCCTCTCTGAGGAAACAGCATCTTTACTCAACTCCTACGCACAGACCTTTTCCCATTCTCTGCCCCATTCTCTGCCCCA CTCTCTGCCCCACTCTCTGCCCCACACTTACTCCCATACCTTACCTCATTCTTTCCCTCACAATTTGTCCCACTCTATGCCCCACACCATGCCACACTCCTCCACCTATGACAAGCTGTGCACAGGTGAGCGGCTAGCGCCCCTTCGTTGTGGCCTAGGTGGAGTGGGCTGTATGAGCCATCCCTGCCTATCCCACCACCACCTCTACCTGCACCCCTTGCGGGAGACAGGCATTCAGACCGAAAGCTGCCCGGCAGGTTACCCCTCTGATCTAGATACCATTGCGGAGCAACGCACTTTCCGCTCCCAGGCCTGCAGCCCCACCTCTACCTGGATGTCTgatgagggggaggaggagctggACTCCATCACCACCACAACTTCAGTAACCACAGCAACGATGATGAGTACAGCCACAGAGCCGATCCTGGTCACTAAAACTCCTCTGGTCCCTCCCTTACCACGGTCCGCCACTGTGGCATGTTCCATGGAAAGTCCTCTATatggggaggaagaggaaaagcaggagaaagagaaggaagagaaggaagctGCAGCAATGGAGCAGCAGGAGGAAACATCAGTGATTAGCTTGGCAGAAGAAGAGCAGCAGATGCAAATGGGCTCAGAGGGAGCGAATGAGGCGGAAGTTCAGAGTGCAGCAGACGAGGTAGCACCAGGAAAACCCTGCGATTTTGCAGAGACGTCAGCAGGGACGCAGTGTGAGCTTCAGTTTGGAGGATGCTGTGGAGAAGGCAGACAGGGTGGGACGCTGGAAAACCTCAGCATGGAAGACAGGCAGCAAGAAGTTAGTTTATCAGCAGGATCGACCCAGGTAGAGACAGCAGAGCTGAGTCCAGGTAGCCCAGGATTCTCGCCAGACGTAGAACAGCCTCACACCTCCCAGCCGAGGAGATCTACTTCCCATGAGGAGATAGCTGGTGTCACTGTAGTGGAGTTGCATGATgagaatgatgatgatgaagatgaaactAAAGAACAAGGCGCCACAGGGGGCGCCACAGCAGAGGAGGGAGATTCAACCAGCTCTGGGACAATTGAGAAAAGCTACTGGAGTCGTCACTTCCTGGTTGATCTGCTGGCAGTGGCCATCCCTGTGGTGCCAACAGTGGCGTGGTTCTGCCGTGGCCCAATCCGTGCCGGACAGCCCATGTATCATATAGGCTCGCTGTTGCGAGGCTGTTGCACTGTGGCGCTCCACTCACTGCGCCGGGGAGGGGGGTTGAGGCATTACCCTGCAGGCGGGGGTGACCTGGGCGGATCACAGATATAA
- the snphb gene encoding syntaphilin isoform X1, producing MSAPAPANRRSALGSRRFNPLKALQPKRRLQQILASSPVPVPKPALGSGTGTGTGKGTAVPAATAPVAIPVPAPPAFDYCRFIELDYVPMETGYMVSMRPTKGYASNKSPTKGYAATKSPDRHSRSTNSPSTPRCRRTPAAPSNRDPHGNTSLSNSSNSGSCKGSDCSPTKGRHQKYTSCTDNHGIRPPPPEQYLTPLQQKEVCIRHLRARLKETINTLQDRDTEIDELRGQLYRMQEDWVEEECHRVEAQLALKEARQEIQQLKQAVDTVRASLSDAGGLSGDIGVQKYFQDINTQNHKLENLLLSMDLAQAGLAKEGEGIPGFRTRVGGSAPASVSGESPGGIPKPVVGGRGSCSCDASPARSLTRSSTYTKLSDQALADRNGNGLDFPCLSGDGTQDSGFVCCGESSVPSQTDLLLEAAFLSEETASLLNSYAQTFSHSLPHSLPHSLPHSLPHTYSHTLPHSFPHNLSHSMPHTMPHSSTYDKLCTGERLAPLRCGLGGVGCMSHPCLSHHHLYLHPLRETGIQTESCPAGYPSDLDTIAEQRTFRSQACSPTSTWMSDEGEEELDSITTTTSVTTATMMSTATEPILVTKTPLVPPLPRSATVACSMESPLYGEEEEKQEKEKEEKEAAAMEQQEETSVISLAEEEQQMQMGSEGANEAEVQSAADEVAPGKPCDFAETSAGTQCELQFGGCCGEGRQGGTLENLSMEDRQQEVSLSAGSTQVETAELSPGSPGFSPDVEQPHTSQPRRSTSHEEIAGVTVVELHDENDDDEDETKEQGATGGATAEEGDSTSSGTIEKSYWSRHFLVDLLAVAIPVVPTVAWFCRGPIRAGQPMYHIGSLLRGCCTVALHSLRRGGGLRHYPAGGGDLGGSQI from the exons GTTTGACTACTGCAGGTTCATAGAGCTAGACTACGTTCCTATGGAGACAGGCTATATGGTCTCAATGCGCCCGACTAAAGGCTACGCATCGAACAAGTCACCGACTAAAGGATACGCTGCCACCAAGTCTCCAGATCGCCACAGCCGTTCAACGAACTCTCCCTCGACCCCTCGTTGTCG GCGGACCCCGGCCGCGCCTAGTAATAGAGATCCCCATGGCAACACCTCCCTTAGCAACAGCAGCAACTCAGGCTCTTGCAAAGGCAGCGACTGCAGCCCCACCAAAGG ACGTCATCAGAAGTACACGTCATGTACGGACAACCATGGCATCCGGCCCCCTCCACCAGAGCAGTACCTCACACCACTGCAGCAGAAAGAGGTGTGTATCCGACACCTGCGGGCCAGGCTGAAGGAAACCATCAACACTCTACAAGACAG GGACACAGAGATAGATGAGCTGAGAGGCCAGCTTTACAGGATGCAGGAGGACTGGGTTGAGGAGGAATGTCACCGTGTTGAGGCTCAGCTGGCCCTGAAGGAGGCGCGTCAGGAGATCCAGCAGCTTAAACAGGCTGTGGACACTGTTCGCGCCAGTCTCAGTGATGCTGGGGGGCTCAGCGGGGACATAGGGGTCCAGAAGTACTTTCAGGACATCAACACTCAGAACCACAAGCTTGAGAACCTTTTGCTGAGCATGGACCTAGCCCAGGCTGGATTAGCCAAGGAGGGGGAAGGCATTCCTGGCTTTCGGACCCGTGTTGGAGGTTCGGCACCAGCATCGGTATCAGGGGAAAGTCCAGGGGGAATACCCAAACCTGTAGTAGGAGGGAGGGGGTCTTGCTCCTGCGATGCTTCGCCAGCCCGTTCTCTGACCCGGAGCTCCACTTACACTAAGCTGAGTGATCAGGCACTTGCGGACCGGAACGGCAATGGCCTGGACTTTCCTTGTCTATCAGGTGACGGCACCCAGGACAGCGGCTTTGTGTGCTGTGGGGAGAGCAGCGTCCCCAGTCAGACCGACCTCCTGCTGGAGGCAGCCTTCCTCTCTGAGGAAACAGCATCTTTACTCAACTCCTACGCACAGACCTTTTCCCATTCTCTGCCCCATTCTCTGCCCCA CTCTCTGCCCCACTCTCTGCCCCACACTTACTCCCATACCTTACCTCATTCTTTCCCTCACAATTTGTCCCACTCTATGCCCCACACCATGCCACACTCCTCCACCTATGACAAGCTGTGCACAGGTGAGCGGCTAGCGCCCCTTCGTTGTGGCCTAGGTGGAGTGGGCTGTATGAGCCATCCCTGCCTATCCCACCACCACCTCTACCTGCACCCCTTGCGGGAGACAGGCATTCAGACCGAAAGCTGCCCGGCAGGTTACCCCTCTGATCTAGATACCATTGCGGAGCAACGCACTTTCCGCTCCCAGGCCTGCAGCCCCACCTCTACCTGGATGTCTgatgagggggaggaggagctggACTCCATCACCACCACAACTTCAGTAACCACAGCAACGATGATGAGTACAGCCACAGAGCCGATCCTGGTCACTAAAACTCCTCTGGTCCCTCCCTTACCACGGTCCGCCACTGTGGCATGTTCCATGGAAAGTCCTCTATatggggaggaagaggaaaagcaggagaaagagaaggaagagaaggaagctGCAGCAATGGAGCAGCAGGAGGAAACATCAGTGATTAGCTTGGCAGAAGAAGAGCAGCAGATGCAAATGGGCTCAGAGGGAGCGAATGAGGCGGAAGTTCAGAGTGCAGCAGACGAGGTAGCACCAGGAAAACCCTGCGATTTTGCAGAGACGTCAGCAGGGACGCAGTGTGAGCTTCAGTTTGGAGGATGCTGTGGAGAAGGCAGACAGGGTGGGACGCTGGAAAACCTCAGCATGGAAGACAGGCAGCAAGAAGTTAGTTTATCAGCAGGATCGACCCAGGTAGAGACAGCAGAGCTGAGTCCAGGTAGCCCAGGATTCTCGCCAGACGTAGAACAGCCTCACACCTCCCAGCCGAGGAGATCTACTTCCCATGAGGAGATAGCTGGTGTCACTGTAGTGGAGTTGCATGATgagaatgatgatgatgaagatgaaactAAAGAACAAGGCGCCACAGGGGGCGCCACAGCAGAGGAGGGAGATTCAACCAGCTCTGGGACAATTGAGAAAAGCTACTGGAGTCGTCACTTCCTGGTTGATCTGCTGGCAGTGGCCATCCCTGTGGTGCCAACAGTGGCGTGGTTCTGCCGTGGCCCAATCCGTGCCGGACAGCCCATGTATCATATAGGCTCGCTGTTGCGAGGCTGTTGCACTGTGGCGCTCCACTCACTGCGCCGGGGAGGGGGGTTGAGGCATTACCCTGCAGGCGGGGGTGACCTGGGCGGATCACAGATATAA
- the snphb gene encoding syntaphilin isoform X5 has translation MSAPAPANRRSALGSRRRTPAAPSNRDPHGNTSLSNSSNSGSCKGSDCSPTKGRHQKYTSCTDNHGIRPPPPEQYLTPLQQKEVCIRHLRARLKETINTLQDRDTEIDELRGQLYRMQEDWVEEECHRVEAQLALKEARQEIQQLKQAVDTVRASLSDAGGLSGDIGVQKYFQDINTQNHKLENLLLSMDLAQAGLAKEGEGIPGFRTRVGGSAPASVSGESPGGIPKPVVGGRGSCSCDASPARSLTRSSTYTKLSDQALADRNGNGLDFPCLSGDGTQDSGFVCCGESSVPSQTDLLLEAAFLSEETASLLNSYAQTFSHSLPHSLPHSLPHSLPHTYSHTLPHSFPHNLSHSMPHTMPHSSTYDKLCTGERLAPLRCGLGGVGCMSHPCLSHHHLYLHPLRETGIQTESCPAGYPSDLDTIAEQRTFRSQACSPTSTWMSDEGEEELDSITTTTSVTTATMMSTATEPILVTKTPLVPPLPRSATVACSMESPLYGEEEEKQEKEKEEKEAAAMEQQEETSVISLAEEEQQMQMGSEGANEAEVQSAADEVAPGKPCDFAETSAGTQCELQFGGCCGEGRQGGTLENLSMEDRQQEVSLSAGSTQVETAELSPGSPGFSPDVEQPHTSQPRRSTSHEEIAGVTVVELHDENDDDEDETKEQGATGGATAEEGDSTSSGTIEKSYWSRHFLVDLLAVAIPVVPTVAWFCRGPIRAGQPMYHIGSLLRGCCTVALHSLRRGGGLRHYPAGGGDLGGSQI, from the exons GCGGACCCCGGCCGCGCCTAGTAATAGAGATCCCCATGGCAACACCTCCCTTAGCAACAGCAGCAACTCAGGCTCTTGCAAAGGCAGCGACTGCAGCCCCACCAAAGG ACGTCATCAGAAGTACACGTCATGTACGGACAACCATGGCATCCGGCCCCCTCCACCAGAGCAGTACCTCACACCACTGCAGCAGAAAGAGGTGTGTATCCGACACCTGCGGGCCAGGCTGAAGGAAACCATCAACACTCTACAAGACAG GGACACAGAGATAGATGAGCTGAGAGGCCAGCTTTACAGGATGCAGGAGGACTGGGTTGAGGAGGAATGTCACCGTGTTGAGGCTCAGCTGGCCCTGAAGGAGGCGCGTCAGGAGATCCAGCAGCTTAAACAGGCTGTGGACACTGTTCGCGCCAGTCTCAGTGATGCTGGGGGGCTCAGCGGGGACATAGGGGTCCAGAAGTACTTTCAGGACATCAACACTCAGAACCACAAGCTTGAGAACCTTTTGCTGAGCATGGACCTAGCCCAGGCTGGATTAGCCAAGGAGGGGGAAGGCATTCCTGGCTTTCGGACCCGTGTTGGAGGTTCGGCACCAGCATCGGTATCAGGGGAAAGTCCAGGGGGAATACCCAAACCTGTAGTAGGAGGGAGGGGGTCTTGCTCCTGCGATGCTTCGCCAGCCCGTTCTCTGACCCGGAGCTCCACTTACACTAAGCTGAGTGATCAGGCACTTGCGGACCGGAACGGCAATGGCCTGGACTTTCCTTGTCTATCAGGTGACGGCACCCAGGACAGCGGCTTTGTGTGCTGTGGGGAGAGCAGCGTCCCCAGTCAGACCGACCTCCTGCTGGAGGCAGCCTTCCTCTCTGAGGAAACAGCATCTTTACTCAACTCCTACGCACAGACCTTTTCCCATTCTCTGCCCCATTCTCTGCCCCA CTCTCTGCCCCACTCTCTGCCCCACACTTACTCCCATACCTTACCTCATTCTTTCCCTCACAATTTGTCCCACTCTATGCCCCACACCATGCCACACTCCTCCACCTATGACAAGCTGTGCACAGGTGAGCGGCTAGCGCCCCTTCGTTGTGGCCTAGGTGGAGTGGGCTGTATGAGCCATCCCTGCCTATCCCACCACCACCTCTACCTGCACCCCTTGCGGGAGACAGGCATTCAGACCGAAAGCTGCCCGGCAGGTTACCCCTCTGATCTAGATACCATTGCGGAGCAACGCACTTTCCGCTCCCAGGCCTGCAGCCCCACCTCTACCTGGATGTCTgatgagggggaggaggagctggACTCCATCACCACCACAACTTCAGTAACCACAGCAACGATGATGAGTACAGCCACAGAGCCGATCCTGGTCACTAAAACTCCTCTGGTCCCTCCCTTACCACGGTCCGCCACTGTGGCATGTTCCATGGAAAGTCCTCTATatggggaggaagaggaaaagcaggagaaagagaaggaagagaaggaagctGCAGCAATGGAGCAGCAGGAGGAAACATCAGTGATTAGCTTGGCAGAAGAAGAGCAGCAGATGCAAATGGGCTCAGAGGGAGCGAATGAGGCGGAAGTTCAGAGTGCAGCAGACGAGGTAGCACCAGGAAAACCCTGCGATTTTGCAGAGACGTCAGCAGGGACGCAGTGTGAGCTTCAGTTTGGAGGATGCTGTGGAGAAGGCAGACAGGGTGGGACGCTGGAAAACCTCAGCATGGAAGACAGGCAGCAAGAAGTTAGTTTATCAGCAGGATCGACCCAGGTAGAGACAGCAGAGCTGAGTCCAGGTAGCCCAGGATTCTCGCCAGACGTAGAACAGCCTCACACCTCCCAGCCGAGGAGATCTACTTCCCATGAGGAGATAGCTGGTGTCACTGTAGTGGAGTTGCATGATgagaatgatgatgatgaagatgaaactAAAGAACAAGGCGCCACAGGGGGCGCCACAGCAGAGGAGGGAGATTCAACCAGCTCTGGGACAATTGAGAAAAGCTACTGGAGTCGTCACTTCCTGGTTGATCTGCTGGCAGTGGCCATCCCTGTGGTGCCAACAGTGGCGTGGTTCTGCCGTGGCCCAATCCGTGCCGGACAGCCCATGTATCATATAGGCTCGCTGTTGCGAGGCTGTTGCACTGTGGCGCTCCACTCACTGCGCCGGGGAGGGGGGTTGAGGCATTACCCTGCAGGCGGGGGTGACCTGGGCGGATCACAGATATAA